The following proteins are co-located in the Apium graveolens cultivar Ventura chromosome 5, ASM990537v1, whole genome shotgun sequence genome:
- the LOC141659782 gene encoding E3 ubiquitin-protein ligase SINA-like 1 — translation MDAKEKVTYCMKHEHMGSCAYEACYYPLSGCGFDGSYKDLYLHFSSKHPASATRFTFDSSFSVHVSGNTEYKFLQENNHTLFILNYSVQEIGAVANIICMSPSCLQNEYSYELEARNRDTSSNFITLLVPRLPKWKEDLPERAGLVVQNVFFGPSWDRKIQVCIRRKGEN, via the coding sequence ATGGATGCAAAAGAAAAAGTGACATACTGCATGAAACATGAGCATATGGGATCTTGCGCCTATGAAGCTTGTTATTATCCTCTTTCTGGCTGTGGTTTTGATGGTtcctacaaggatttatatctgCACTTTTCCAGCAAGCACCCAGCATCAGCCACACGCTTCACGTTTGACTCTTCTTTTTCTGTTCATGTAAGTGGAAATACGGAGTACAAATTCCTTCAAGAGAATAACCACACACTTTTCATCCTTAATTACAGTGTTCAGGAAATTGGAGCTGTTGCTAATATAATCTGTATGAGCCCGAGCTGTTTACAAAATGAGTATTCATATGAACTGGAAGCACGTAACCGAGACACCTCCTCCAATTTTATTACTTTATTGGTACCCAGACTGCCAAAATGGAAGGAGGACCTTCCTGAGAGAGCCGGTCTTGTGGTCCAAAATGTTTTCTTTGGTCCTTCATGGGATCGCAAAATTCAGGTTTGCATCCGTAGAAAAGGTGAAAATTGA